Proteins encoded in a region of the Pseudomonas syringae KCTC 12500 genome:
- the bluB gene encoding 5,6-dimethylbenzimidazole synthase, whose protein sequence is MTEQAFSPEERAAVYRAIAERRDMRHFIGGTVAPELLARVLEAAHQAPSVGLMQPWRFIRISDPLLRDRMQAQVEEERIRTAEALGERTDEFMKLKVEGINDCAEVLVAALMEGREQHIFGRRTLPEMDMASLSCAIQNLWLASRAEGLGMGWVSLFDPEALAELLGMPDGAKPLAIICLGPVKEFYPAPMLVMEGWAQARPLHELLYENQWGVSQ, encoded by the coding sequence ATGACCGAGCAAGCGTTCAGCCCCGAAGAGCGGGCTGCGGTGTACCGCGCCATCGCCGAACGTCGCGACATGCGCCACTTCATCGGCGGCACGGTCGCGCCCGAGCTGCTGGCACGCGTGCTGGAGGCCGCGCATCAGGCTCCCAGCGTCGGGCTGATGCAGCCGTGGCGCTTCATCCGCATCAGCGACCCGCTATTGCGCGACCGGATGCAGGCGCAGGTAGAGGAAGAGCGTATCCGTACCGCCGAGGCGCTGGGTGAGCGAACCGACGAGTTCATGAAGCTCAAGGTCGAAGGCATCAACGACTGTGCAGAAGTGCTGGTCGCCGCGCTGATGGAAGGGCGAGAGCAGCACATTTTCGGCCGTCGCACCTTGCCGGAAATGGACATGGCCTCGCTGTCCTGCGCGATCCAGAACCTGTGGCTGGCCTCGCGTGCAGAAGGCCTGGGCATGGGCTGGGTGTCGCTGTTCGACCCCGAGGCGCTGGCCGAACTGCTGGGCATGCCTGACGGCGCCAAGCCGCTGGCGATCATATGTCTGGGCCCGGTCAAAGAATTTTATCCTGCGCCAATGCTGGTGATGGAAGGCTGGGCGCAGGCGCGTCCGCTGCATGAGCTGCTGTA
- a CDS encoding cobyrinate a,c-diamide synthase, protein MRAPRDCPAVLIAAPASGQGKTTVTAALARLHRNQGRKVRVFKCGPDFLDPMILERASGAPVYQLDMWMVGADESRRLLWEAADEADLILIEGVMGLFDGTPSSADLARHFGVPVLGVIDGTAMAQTFGALALGLARYQPDLPFAGVLANRVGTVRHAQLLENSLTEGLRWYGALSREVGFELPSRHLGLVQASELNDLDVRLDMAAAALASTCEVALPPAVTFTAPDPVQVEPLLRGVRIAIARDEAFAFLYGASLDLLRNMGAELSFFSPIHDRELPDADSLYLPGGYPELHHVALAANGAMQASIRAHHIAGKPILAECGGMLYLLEALTDVEGVRAELVGLLSGDAVMQKRLAALALQAVELPEGTLHGHTYHHSLTSTELQPIARGVSPNGGRGAEAVYRLGRLTASYVHFYFPSCPRAIAALFKP, encoded by the coding sequence ATGAGAGCCCCGCGTGATTGCCCGGCAGTATTGATCGCTGCGCCTGCCTCCGGGCAAGGCAAAACCACGGTGACCGCTGCACTGGCACGCCTGCACCGCAACCAGGGGCGCAAGGTCCGGGTGTTCAAGTGCGGCCCGGACTTCCTCGACCCGATGATTCTCGAGCGGGCCAGTGGAGCGCCGGTCTATCAACTGGACATGTGGATGGTCGGTGCGGATGAAAGCCGTCGCTTGTTGTGGGAAGCGGCTGATGAGGCGGACCTGATTCTGATCGAGGGGGTCATGGGCCTGTTCGATGGCACGCCGTCGAGCGCCGACCTGGCCCGGCATTTTGGCGTGCCGGTACTCGGTGTGATCGACGGCACGGCCATGGCGCAGACGTTTGGCGCACTGGCGCTGGGCCTGGCGCGCTATCAGCCTGATCTGCCGTTCGCCGGTGTGCTGGCCAATCGCGTCGGCACGGTACGCCATGCGCAATTGCTGGAGAACAGCCTGACCGAAGGCCTGCGCTGGTACGGCGCACTGTCCCGGGAAGTCGGCTTCGAACTGCCCAGCCGCCATCTGGGGCTGGTCCAGGCCAGTGAGCTCAACGATCTGGACGTGCGTCTGGACATGGCGGCTGCGGCGCTTGCCAGCACCTGTGAAGTGGCCTTGCCGCCGGCCGTGACCTTCACTGCGCCCGACCCGGTTCAGGTCGAGCCGCTGCTGCGCGGCGTACGCATCGCCATCGCGCGCGACGAGGCCTTTGCCTTTCTGTATGGCGCGAGTCTGGACCTGCTGAGGAACATGGGTGCCGAGCTGAGTTTCTTCTCGCCGATCCATGATCGCGAGTTGCCCGACGCCGACAGCCTGTACCTGCCAGGTGGTTACCCGGAGCTGCACCACGTCGCGCTGGCCGCCAATGGCGCGATGCAGGCTTCGATCAGGGCTCACCATATTGCCGGCAAGCCGATTCTGGCCGAGTGCGGCGGCATGCTCTATTTGCTCGAAGCCTTGACCGATGTCGAGGGCGTGCGTGCCGAACTGGTCGGTTTGCTGTCCGGTGACGCCGTCATGCAGAAGCGTCTGGCGGCGCTGGCCTTGCAAGCCGTCGAGTTACCCGAGGGCACGCTGCACGGTCACACTTATCATCATTCGCTGACCAGCACCGAGCTGCAGCCGATCGCGCGCGGCGTCAGCCCCAATGGCGGACGCGGCGCAGAAGCGGTTTATCGCCTGGGTCGCCTGACCGCGTCCTACGTGCATTTCTATTTTCCGTCCTGCCCTCGGGCGATAGCGGCGCTGTTCAAACCATGA
- the cobO gene encoding cob(I)yrinic acid a,c-diamide adenosyltransferase, with protein sequence MNESPERDERHLARMQRKKAFMDQRIASSPNECGLLLVLTGNGKGKSSSAFGMLARAMGHDMQCGVVQFIKGRNSTGEEMFFRRFPEQVRYHVMGEGFTWETQDRQRDIAAAEAAWAVSQEMLRDPAIGLVVLDELNIALKHGYLDLEQVLSDLQARPPMQHVLVTGRGAKAELIDLADTVSEIGVVKHAFQAGIRAQKGIEL encoded by the coding sequence ATGAACGAATCCCCCGAACGCGACGAACGCCATCTGGCGCGCATGCAGCGCAAGAAAGCCTTCATGGACCAGCGTATTGCCAGCTCGCCCAACGAGTGCGGCCTGCTGCTGGTATTGACCGGCAATGGCAAGGGCAAGAGCAGTTCGGCATTCGGCATGCTCGCCCGGGCCATGGGCCACGACATGCAGTGTGGTGTGGTGCAGTTCATCAAGGGCCGCAACAGCACGGGCGAAGAAATGTTTTTCCGCCGTTTCCCCGAGCAGGTGCGCTATCACGTGATGGGCGAGGGCTTCACCTGGGAAACCCAGGATCGCCAGCGTGACATCGCCGCCGCTGAAGCCGCCTGGGCCGTGTCTCAGGAAATGCTTCGCGATCCGGCCATTGGTCTGGTGGTGCTCGACGAACTGAACATCGCCCTCAAACATGGCTACCTCGACCTTGAACAGGTGCTGAGCGATCTGCAGGCACGTCCGCCGATGCAGCACGTATTGGTGACTGGCCGCGGCGCCAAAGCCGAATTGATCGACCTGGCCGATACCGTTTCCGAGATCGGCGTGGTCAAGCACGCGTTTCAGGCCGGTATTCGCGCGCAGAAAGGTATCGAGCTGTGA
- a CDS encoding PQQ-dependent sugar dehydrogenase, whose protein sequence is MFKLRPHYAVLLLVAGGLAACGESSSLQVSDGTGPSPKLPEPNKTLIPTVNIAPAVGWEKGAKPVAAPGTQVAAFAENLDHPRWLYVLPNGDVLVAETNSPAKPDDSKGIRGWVMEKVMGRAGAGVPSANRITLLRDVDKDGVAETRTVFLQNLNSPFGMTLVGNKLYVADTDRLISFPYESGQTSISAQATKVVDLPGGTLNHHWTKNVIASKDGSKLYVTVGSNSNVAENGMDKEEGRAAIWEVDAATGNHRIFASGLRNPNGMDWEPKTGKLWTAVNERDEIGSDLVPDYVTSVQDGAFYGWPYSYYGQHVDERVKPQNPALVAKAIAPDYAVGPHTASLGLVFADGKTLAAPFNEGLFIGQHGSWNRKPHSGYKVVFIPFSGGKPNGTPVDVLTGFLNKDEKAMGRPVGVVNDQRGGLLVADDVGNKIWRVTSAKAAQ, encoded by the coding sequence ATGTTCAAACTCAGACCCCACTACGCAGTGTTGCTGCTGGTCGCCGGCGGCCTCGCTGCCTGCGGCGAGTCGTCGAGCCTGCAAGTCTCGGATGGAACAGGCCCCTCGCCCAAGCTGCCGGAGCCCAACAAGACGCTGATTCCGACCGTCAACATCGCACCCGCCGTAGGCTGGGAAAAAGGCGCCAAGCCGGTCGCCGCGCCGGGCACACAAGTGGCTGCGTTCGCCGAAAACCTTGATCACCCGCGCTGGCTGTATGTGTTGCCCAACGGTGACGTGCTGGTGGCAGAAACCAATTCGCCCGCCAAACCGGATGACTCCAAAGGCATTCGCGGCTGGGTGATGGAAAAAGTCATGGGCCGCGCCGGTGCCGGTGTGCCCAGCGCCAACCGCATTACCTTGCTGCGCGACGTGGACAAGGACGGTGTGGCAGAGACCCGCACGGTTTTCCTGCAAAACCTCAATTCGCCGTTCGGCATGACCCTGGTGGGCAACAAGCTGTATGTCGCCGACACCGACCGCCTGATCAGCTTCCCTTATGAATCCGGGCAGACCTCGATCAGCGCGCAAGCGACCAAGGTCGTCGACCTGCCGGGCGGTACGCTCAATCACCACTGGACCAAGAACGTCATCGCCAGCAAGGATGGCAGCAAGCTGTACGTGACCGTGGGCTCCAACAGCAACGTGGCCGAGAACGGCATGGACAAGGAAGAAGGTCGTGCGGCGATCTGGGAAGTGGACGCGGCTACCGGTAACCACCGGATCTTCGCTTCCGGCCTGCGCAACCCCAACGGCATGGATTGGGAACCGAAGACCGGCAAACTGTGGACGGCGGTCAACGAGCGCGACGAGATCGGCAGCGATCTGGTGCCTGACTACGTGACCTCGGTGCAGGACGGCGCATTCTACGGCTGGCCTTACAGCTACTACGGCCAACACGTCGACGAGCGCGTCAAGCCGCAGAACCCGGCACTGGTCGCCAAGGCGATTGCCCCGGATTACGCAGTCGGTCCACACACCGCCTCGCTGGGCCTGGTGTTCGCCGACGGCAAGACACTGGCTGCACCGTTCAACGAAGGTCTGTTCATTGGCCAGCACGGCTCGTGGAACCGCAAACCGCACAGCGGCTACAAGGTGGTGTTCATTCCATTCAGTGGCGGCAAACCCAACGGCACACCGGTCGATGTGTTGACCGGTTTCCTCAACAAGGATGAAAAAGCCATGGGTCGTCCGGTTGGCGTAGTCAATGACCAGCGCGGCGGATTGCTGGTGGCCGACGATGTCGGCAACAAGATCTGGCGCGTGACATCCGCCAAGGCTGCTCAGTAA